In the Cydia fagiglandana chromosome 14, ilCydFagi1.1, whole genome shotgun sequence genome, one interval contains:
- the LOC134670962 gene encoding hamartin, producing MLGACSAGEVFALLEGGGGSGSALLALYGAVREPWLTRALLAYHARTGSARAVELLARAPEPHAKHLLDALHEQLRDPAVRRSALLALAPLLARRPAWLHRLQPPHPLPRELLRAARTEREVLPLLYALMALAALLPAAPALAAALAPELADALLRPAQLEPAPPAPARDHLLLAQLALFRALYATHPVTLLEALRAEHAAASAATRDAWQRGLAPLLASVRLHPALVTGSRAREADAGRWARLEWHDVVAETRRLSLTPRERQEERERPAQPPPAPAAPASPAPGCGAHAARAASALRPGTDPWFPLAERCGADSAPHTPLPAEADAGEPPEAAVEATPENTPAKETRERFRFPAESSAVRAIGRRSQPPSPLRKETSPLGGAGPGAGDAYAGRLTRMALDRAALEAEGGGRASATQRRGPDSPVPFGGGPPPAGAPLARPEPRGPGAPDAEPLNVEDREVLELTARARADDAWADSEAAPPAAALARALDPRRGPLRPARPARPARTRAAGAPPPRRPASCGPRPPRRSTEVAVQTVDAWPEPYEFIIADFYRNLPDDFSKEGSEPASPCERLDKYLSSLYSGSGAAAGVGEERRGEAAEQLALLHAQLLYERWRREAHAERNRRLLGRCRQVRALELQNQALREHARAAQRERDALRARLQREPPPPPPQLRPDHEARLEAALAEERAARARAEAALREAEAARAHDHAELQRARGEAFESARHVEALARGALAAERRAEHVRRLRRELLVLSEREARLTAAAQAALRERQAHAGAGEERAARAAAERLAAARAEADAAAARAEAAAARAAELEAALAGRDAVVAELKRAARTAAEEGAARLDALQDKYASLLRVLRASELRRLARLAGESVRASPLPSPAGAAVSLADCSRVRRLLEEEEPRDS from the exons ATGCTGGGCGCGTGCTcggcgggcgaggtgttcgcCCTGCTGGAGGGCGGCGGCGGCTCCGGGTCCGCGCTGCTCGCGCTGTACGGCGCCGTGCGCGAGCCCTGGCTCACGCGCGCGCTGCTCGCCTACCACGCGCGCACCGGCTCCGCGCGCGCCGTGGAGCTGCTCGCGCGCGCGCCCGAGCCGCACGCCAAGCACCTGCTGGACGCGCTGCACGAGCAGCTGCGCGACCCCGCCGTGCGCCGCTCCGCGCTGCTCGCGCTGGCGCCCCTGCTGGCGCGGCGCCCCGCCTGGCTGCACCGCCTGCAGCCGCCGCACCCGCTGCCGAGGGAGCTGCTGCGCGCCGCGCGCACCGAGCGCGAGGTGCTGCCGCTGCTGTACGCGCTCATGGCGCTGGCCGCGCTgctgcccgccgcgcccgccctGGCGGCCGCGCTGGCGCCCGAGCTCGCCGACGCGCTGCTGCGGCCCGCGCAGCTGGAGCCCGCGCCGCCTGCGCCCGCGCGCGACCATCTACTCTTAGCGCAGCTGGCGCTCTTCCGCGCGCTCTACGCCACGCATCCCGTGACTCTGTTGGAGGCCCTGCGCGCGGAGCACGCGGCCGCGTCCGCCGCCACGCGCGACGCCTGGCAGCGCGGGCTGGCGCCGCTGCTGGCCTCCGTGCGCCTGCACCCGGCGCTCGTCACGGGCAGCCGCGCACGCGAGGCCGACGCCGGCCGCTGGGCGCGCCTCGAGTGGCACGACGTCGTGGCCGAGACGCGCCGCCTGTCGCTGACGCCGCGCGAGCGCCAGGAGGAGCGCGAGCGGCCCGCCCAGCCGCCGCCCGCacccgccgcgcccgcgtcgCCCGCGCCGGGCTGCGGGGCGCACGCCGCCCGCGCGGCCTCGGCGTTGCGCCCCGGCACGGACCCGTGGTTCCCGCTGGCGGAGCGCTGCGGCGCGGATTCGGCGCCGCACACGCCGCTGCCGGCCGAGGCGGACGCGGGCGAGCCGCCGGAGGCCGCGGTGGAGGCGACGCCGGAGAACACGCCCGCGAAGGAGACGCGCGAGCGGTTCCGCTTCCCGGCGGAGTCGAGCGCCGTGCGCGCCATCGGGCGCCGCTCGCAGCCGCCGTCACCGCTGCGCAAGGAGACGTCGCCGCTGGGCGGCGCGGGCCCGGGCGCCGGCGACGCGTACGCGGGCCGGCTGACGCGGATGGCGCTGGACCGCGCGGCGCTGGAGGCCGAGGGCGGCGGCCGCGCGAGCGCCACGCAGCGGCGCGGGCCGGACTCGCCGGTGCCGTTCGGGGGCGGGCCGCCGCCGGCGGGGGCGCCGCTGGCGCGGCCGGAGCCGCGCGGGCCGGGCGCGCCGGACGCGGAGCCGCTCAACGTGGAGGACCGCGAGGTGCTGGAGCTGACGGCGCGGGCGCGCGCCGACGACGCGTGGGCGGACAGCGAGGCGGCGCCGCCGGCCGCGGCGCTGGCGCGCGCGCTGGACCCGCGCCGCGGGCCGCTGCGCCCCGCCCGCCCCGCCCGCCCCGCGCGCACCCGCGCCGCGGGcgccccgccgccgcgccgccccgccTCGTGCGGCCCGCGCCCGCCCCGGCGCTCCACGGAGGTCGCCGTGCAGACGGTGGACGCGTGGCCGGAACCCTACGAGTTCATCATTGCCGATTTCTATAGGAATCTTCCCGATGATTTTTCAAAAGAG GGCTCAGAGCCTGCGTCGCCGTGCGAGCGCCTGGACAAGTACCTGTCGTCGCTGTACTCGGGCTCGGGCGCGGCCGCGGGGGTGGGGGAGGAGCGGCGCGGGGAGGCCGCCGAGCAGCTGGCGCTGCTGCACGCGCAGCTGCTGTACGAGCGCTGGCGGCGCGAGGCGCACGCCGAGCGCAACCGCCGCCTGCTGGGCCGCTGCCGACAG GTGCGCGCACTCGAGTTACAGAATCAAGCGTTGAGGGAGCACGCGCGCGCCGCCCAGCGCGAGCGCGACGCCCTGCGCGCGCGGCTCCAGCgcgagccgccgccgccgccgccgcagctgCGGCCCGACCACGAGGCGCGCCTCGAGGCCGCGCTGGCCGAGGAGCGCGCCGCGCGCGCCCGCGCCGAGGCCGCGCTGCGCGAGGCCGAGGCCGCCCGCGCCCACGACCACGCCGAGCTGCAGCGGGCGCGCGGCGAGGCGTTCGAGTCGGCGCGCCACGTGGAGGCGCTGGCGCGCGGCGCGCTGGCGGCCGAGCGGCGCGCCGAGCACGTGCGCCGCCTGCGCCGCGAGCTGCTCGTGCTGTCGGAGCGCGAGGCGCGGCTCACGGCCGCCGCGCAGGCCGCGCTCAGGGAGCGGCAGGCGCACGCCGGCGCGGGCGAGGagcgcgccgcgcgcgccgccgcggagCGCCTGGCGGCCGCCAGGGCGGAGGCGGACGCGGCCGCGGCGCGCgcggaggcggcggcggcgcgcgcggcggagCTGGAGGCGGCGCTGGCGGGCCGGGACGCGGTGGTCGCGGAGCTGAAGCGCGCCGCGCGCACGGCGGCGGAGGAGGGCGCGGCGCGGCTGGACGCGCTGCAGGACAAGTACGCGAGCCTGCTGCGCGTGCTGCGCGCGAGCGAGCTGCGGCGGCTGGCGCGGCTGGCGGGCGAGTCGGTGCGCGCGTCGCCGCTGCCGTCGCCGGCGGGCGCGGCGGTGTCGCTGGCGGACTGCAGCCGCGTGCGGCGCCTGCTGGAGGAGGAGGAGCCGCGCGACAGTTAG